A genome region from Clostridium pasteurianum includes the following:
- the pheT gene encoding phenylalanine--tRNA ligase subunit beta produces the protein MKVPVKWLKDYVDFDINAKELGDKLTLSGSKVEEIITSGDEITKVVTGKILKIEPHPNADKLVVCSVDVGEKEPIQIVTGAQNMKEQDVVPVALHGSTLPGDVKIKKGKLRGILSNGMMCSKEELGIADEEHVHGLMILDKDTPIGKDIKEVLGLDNPVIDFEITSNRPDCLSILGIARETAATLNTKYRNVKIDFSETSGKNIKEELSVEVKDELCKRYMAKIIKNVKIEDSPAWMQERLMLAGVRPINNIVDITNFVMIELGQPMHAFNKKMISSNKIVIDRANNGEKFTTLDGEERNLDSNVLMIKNGDENCAIAGIMGGLDSEVTEDTNEIIFESATFDGTNIRVSSQKLALRTEASGRYEKDLDPNLAEIALNRACTLVQELKAGEVVDGVIDIYPVKKEPHTVEVDYNWINEFLGTDIPKEKMKEYLDRLELNTEIKGDKLEVFSPTFRNDINIKEDIAEEVARIYGYNNVISTTIKSPSIRTGKSKDQEIKDDVIDILISSGLNQSINYSFVSPKIYDKLLIPKDSPLRNAVEIRNPLGEDFSIMRTTTIHSMMESLVRNYSHSNEEAKLFEIGKIYVPSEDKDKIPEEKQVITIGMYGNVDYFDLKGVIENLVEALGVNKVSYERETNNHTFHPGKTAVVKIKNEVLGTLGEIHPDVCEAYGIDEKCYIAEIKFDLLIENAELNKKYKQLPKFPAVTRDISVLVDENTLVQEIDDVIRRQGGHILESLKLFDVYKGKQVPDGKKSVSYSIVYRDENKTLTDKEVEKVQNKIIKTLEHVLGAELR, from the coding sequence ATGAAAGTACCTGTTAAATGGTTAAAAGATTATGTTGATTTTGATATAAATGCTAAAGAACTTGGAGATAAACTTACTCTTTCAGGTTCTAAGGTTGAAGAGATAATAACAAGTGGTGATGAGATAACAAAGGTAGTTACTGGAAAAATATTAAAAATAGAACCTCATCCTAATGCAGATAAACTTGTAGTTTGCAGTGTTGATGTTGGTGAAAAAGAGCCAATTCAAATAGTTACCGGTGCTCAAAATATGAAAGAACAGGATGTTGTCCCTGTTGCGCTTCATGGTTCTACTCTTCCAGGTGACGTGAAAATTAAAAAGGGTAAGCTTAGAGGAATACTTTCCAATGGAATGATGTGTTCTAAAGAAGAACTTGGAATAGCTGATGAAGAGCATGTACATGGACTTATGATATTAGATAAAGATACTCCTATTGGAAAGGATATAAAAGAAGTTTTAGGTCTTGATAATCCGGTTATAGATTTTGAAATAACATCTAATAGACCTGATTGTTTAAGTATACTTGGAATAGCCAGAGAAACAGCAGCAACTCTTAATACTAAGTACAGAAATGTAAAGATAGATTTTTCTGAGACAAGTGGAAAAAATATAAAAGAAGAGTTAAGTGTAGAAGTTAAAGATGAGCTATGCAAAAGGTATATGGCAAAAATAATTAAAAATGTCAAAATAGAGGATTCTCCAGCATGGATGCAGGAAAGACTTATGCTTGCGGGGGTAAGACCAATAAACAATATAGTTGATATAACTAACTTTGTTATGATTGAATTAGGTCAGCCAATGCATGCTTTTAATAAAAAGATGATATCTTCAAATAAAATAGTTATTGATAGAGCAAATAATGGTGAAAAATTCACTACACTTGATGGTGAAGAGAGAAACTTAGATTCAAATGTTCTCATGATAAAAAATGGTGATGAAAATTGTGCTATAGCAGGTATAATGGGAGGATTAGATTCAGAGGTAACTGAAGATACAAATGAAATAATATTTGAATCTGCTACTTTTGATGGAACTAATATAAGAGTTTCTTCTCAGAAATTAGCTCTTAGAACAGAAGCATCAGGAAGATATGAGAAAGACTTAGATCCAAATCTTGCTGAAATTGCACTTAATAGAGCTTGTACATTAGTACAGGAGTTGAAGGCAGGAGAAGTTGTAGATGGAGTAATTGATATATATCCTGTAAAAAAAGAACCACATACTGTAGAGGTTGATTATAATTGGATAAACGAGTTTTTAGGTACAGATATTCCAAAAGAAAAAATGAAGGAATATCTTGATAGATTAGAATTAAATACAGAGATAAAAGGTGATAAGCTTGAAGTATTTTCTCCAACCTTTAGAAATGATATAAACATAAAAGAAGATATAGCTGAAGAGGTTGCTAGAATTTATGGTTACAATAATGTAATATCAACTACCATAAAATCTCCAAGTATACGAACAGGTAAGAGTAAAGATCAGGAAATAAAAGATGATGTAATTGATATATTAATTTCAAGTGGACTTAACCAATCTATAAATTATTCATTTGTAAGTCCTAAAATATATGATAAGTTATTGATTCCAAAAGATAGTCCTCTTAGAAATGCTGTTGAAATTAGAAATCCTTTAGGTGAAGATTTTAGTATAATGAGAACTACGACTATTCATTCTATGATGGAATCTCTTGTAAGAAATTATTCTCATAGTAATGAAGAAGCAAAGCTATTTGAAATAGGAAAAATTTATGTACCAAGTGAAGATAAAGATAAAATTCCAGAAGAAAAACAAGTTATAACTATAGGTATGTATGGCAATGTTGATTATTTTGATCTAAAGGGAGTTATTGAAAATTTAGTTGAAGCTTTAGGAGTAAATAAAGTTTCATATGAGCGAGAAACTAATAATCATACTTTCCATCCTGGAAAAACGGCAGTTGTGAAGATAAAGAATGAAGTTTTAGGAACTTTAGGTGAAATACATCCAGATGTTTGTGAAGCTTATGGAATAGATGAAAAATGTTATATAGCGGAAATAAAATTTGACCTATTAATAGAAAATGCAGAATTGAATAAGAAATATAAGCAACTTCCTAAATTCCCAGCAGTAACTAGGGATATTTCAGTGTTAGTTGATGAGAATACACTTGTACAGGAAATTGATGATGTTATAAGGAGACAGGGTGGACATATATTAGAATCACTAAAATTATTTGATGTTTATAAGGGTAAACAGGTTCCAGACGGCAAAAAGAGTGTATCTTATTCTATAGTTTACAGAGATGAAAATAAGACACTTACGGATAAAGAAGTTGAAAAGGTTCAAAATAAAATTATAAAAACCCTTGAACATGTTTTAGGCGCAGAACTTAGATAA
- the pheS gene encoding phenylalanine--tRNA ligase subunit alpha — MKEKLEAIKEKALNELKKASDKKNIEDIRVKYLGKKGELTQILRGMGSLSPEERPVIGKLANEVRGKLEGLIIDASEKIKETEKKNRLESEVIDISMPGKRQTIGHKHPTYLTLEKVENIFRDMGFVVEEGPEVEYDKYNFEMLNIPKNHPARGEQDTFYINDSVVLRTQTSPVQVRTMLNQKPPIKMISPGKVYRADAVDATHSPIFYQIEGLVVDKGIRFSDLKGTLETFAKKMFGEDVKMKFRPHHFPFTEPSAEADVTCFACGGKGCKVCKGEGWIELWGCGMVHPNVLRYCGIDPEEYSGFAFGLGFDRIVMLNYEIDDIRQLYESDMRFLKQF; from the coding sequence ATGAAAGAGAAACTTGAAGCTATAAAAGAAAAAGCTTTAAATGAATTAAAAAAAGCCAGTGACAAGAAAAATATTGAAGACATAAGGGTTAAATATCTTGGTAAAAAGGGTGAACTTACACAAATTTTAAGAGGTATGGGATCTTTATCACCAGAAGAAAGACCCGTTATAGGTAAACTTGCAAATGAAGTTAGAGGAAAGCTAGAAGGTCTTATAATAGATGCAAGTGAAAAGATAAAAGAGACAGAAAAAAAGAACAGACTTGAAAGTGAAGTTATAGATATTTCTATGCCGGGCAAGAGACAGACAATAGGTCATAAACATCCAACTTATTTAACTTTAGAGAAAGTTGAAAACATATTTAGAGATATGGGCTTTGTAGTTGAGGAAGGTCCTGAAGTTGAATATGATAAATACAATTTTGAAATGCTAAATATTCCCAAAAATCATCCTGCAAGAGGAGAACAAGATACTTTTTACATAAATGACAGCGTAGTTTTAAGAACTCAGACTTCACCAGTGCAGGTAAGAACAATGTTAAATCAGAAACCACCTATAAAGATGATTTCTCCTGGAAAGGTTTATAGAGCTGATGCTGTAGATGCAACTCATTCACCAATATTTTATCAGATTGAAGGACTTGTTGTTGATAAGGGCATAAGATTTTCGGATCTAAAGGGAACTCTTGAAACATTTGCTAAAAAGATGTTTGGTGAAGATGTAAAAATGAAATTCAGGCCTCATCACTTCCCGTTTACAGAACCTTCTGCAGAAGCAGATGTAACATGCTTTGCTTGTGGTGGTAAAGGATGTAAAGTATGTAAAGGTGAAGGCTGGATAGAATTATGGGGCTGTGGTATGGTTCATCCAAATGTTCTTAGATATTGCGGTATAGACCCTGAAGAATACAGCGGTTTTGCTTTTGGACTTGGATTTGATAGAATTGTTATGCTTAATTATGAGATAGATGATATAAGACAGTTATATGAAAGTGATATGAGATTTTTAAAACAATTTTAA